The genomic region TCAAGAATACAACATCGGGAAATGTTCTGACTCACTCTTCCCAAATGAgaaaaaaattcagcccattaccTAAGACAGAGTGCAATAAtgtttcactaggctgattcctggaaggaGGGAATTTCCTTGAGAGGAGATTGAACTGACTAGTTCTTTATGGCCGAAAATTTAGAAAGAGAGATGaactcattgaaatatataaagttCTAAGGGATTTGCaggatagatgctgggaggatgtttcacctggctggaaaatctagaactaggggctgcTGTCTCAAAATAAGGAGTTGTCCATTTTGGGccgatgaagagaaatttctttatcaAAAGTTTGTGAATttttgaattctctaccacagcgATTGTGGATGCTCAATTATTGAGTATATTAAGGGCAGAGACTGACAGATCCTTAGATACCAAGAGAATCAAGGAATATGTGGATAGGGTGGTAAAGTAATATTGAGGTTGGAGAactgtcatgatcttattgaatggtgaagcaggctcaaaaggcctgAATGATCTAACCCTTCTACTATTTCATGTGTTCTTGTGGGTCTAGAATAAGTGTAAATCATTACAGTAGATAACAGAAGGGGTGACAAACATGGAAAATCTAGCAGAGTTTGTGTTTTCCAGTTTCTGTTTTATGGATCTAGGGAAGGAGGGCGACACGCATTTGGAGCTTATCCTGTTCAGCTTTGCTGTCTATTTATTTAGCTACATAAACATTTCCCTTGCATTCTGTTCCAAAACAAGCAATAAAACAAGTCAAATTCCGGTCAAAAAGCCTAAATAAAATCCATGGCGTGAATGGGTAGAAATAGAAGTGGGCAGTACttccaattaaaatcagggaattTCTTGTGACACCTAAACCCTATTAAtgtaacacagcaagtgaaataaaTCTCTTGTACAGAATGCACAATAACAAATTGTTGAGGCCTGACTGGAAAATAATGCTGAGTAGTTTCAGTGAGAACTAAGCGTAATTGCTGGATTCCAATTTCACAGCTCCCACATGTCCAAATTCCAGTGATAAGAATGATCCAATTCATTGGAAAATCGAACTCCAAGCTCTTTTACACATACCTTCACAATCAGTGCATCCATTCTGAGGATTCCAAAGAAAATTTTTCCACCAGTAGTCATCACAGCAATTTCATTCATATCATCTAAAACAGAAAATAAATGGCACCATTTTTTTCTCTATTATTAAGGATATCTAATTTTATGACTCCTATGTTTTGGAGaggtataacttttagttttgggaattaaatttttaaatgttaagaTAAATAGGAAAAGAAACAAGGGCTTGGATTTTCCGGCCCGTTGTGATGGGACCGCGGGAAATTCGGCAGCCCAaccaaagtccattgactttcagaggGACTGGACTATCCCAGCGACAGGtgtggctggaaaatcctgccttagGTTTAAGAAACTGGTGAACACCCCCAAGATAATTGCAATTCAAAGGATGATCCATGTTTACTTAAAGGGGTTAGAGTTAGAGGTTTTAAAACAATAAACAACAGGTGATCCTCACTTAGCTTTGAGCCAGAGTCTGGTAAGATTGAAGTTGTCCCCATTAGAGATCTACATTATTCATATGGGTCCCAGAACCAAAAGGATGTTTTGAATGTTTTTCAGTCCATTTGGACTTGGGGTTGGTGTACTTGGTCATCGCCTTTGTCCCTTCCAATAcggcgtgcttggccagttccTCATGCAGCAGCAGGCGCGCAGCGGTCTAGATCTcccgggagctgatggtgctTCGCTTGTTGTAATGAGCCAGGCAGGAAGCCTCACCCACGATGTGCTCAAAAATAACATTCACGAACAAGTTCATGttgctcatggccttggaggagatgccggtGTCGGGGTGAACCTGCTTCTTCATCACTTCGTAGATGTAGATGGAGTAACTCTCCTTCCTCGACCTTCGCTGCTTCTTGCTGCCCTTTGCTGACAGTTTCTTTAAGGCTTTATTGGCTCCCTTCTTGGGAGCTGGTTTCTTCTCATCAGTGAAGTTAATTAGTTTAAATCTCTATCTGGAACAACCCAGGTGTGCCACGTTTCCATGGGGATAGGATTTTTTGGGTTTGGGGTTTGATCTACATGATTTCTCACAGAAACAGGGGCACTGAATTTGATATGCCTTGCTGGCAAGTTTGCAGTGGAGGTACCCATAAAATTTCCCAAATGACCTTCCCACCACCCTACTGCCTGCCCCGACCTGCCCGCAATTTTACAATTGGACAAGGAGTCAGCTTGGGAACAGCTTTTGAGACAGGTGGAGAAATAATTTACCAGGAGCTGCAAGGGAGCTGTGGACCAGAAAGCAGGGAAATATTAGAAAACAGGGATTTTCTGATTTGGAGTCACTAAGCAAGAATGCAGTGAGGTCCATGCTTGAGCTGGGTAGTCCACAATTGTGAGGTATTGGAGGTGAATGGGAGGGTTTGTCTAGCCAGATGCTAGTGGAAGGTCCCCAAGAAATCTCATTCTTCAGAGAATAGTGGGAACACTAAGGATAATCAAACTAAATTCCTGAAAGTTGTGGCACACCTCGGTTCTCCTtcttctctcaccctcccaaGCCTCTCTTCCACTCAACATCCCCACCTCTCACATTCTTGCCCCTTCTCTCTATCCCAGCTCAAACTCTCTGCCTCCCATCCCTGCgctctcccactttccctcttTCTCCATTCCCATTCAATACCCTTGTTCTGTCCCACCTTGtcctctgctcatctctctccatttcccaaccctcagccccaccccactctcctcatatctccccctctcccccacaccctcctctcttcctcatcctccctctatctctgtatctTTCCCCCCAGTTCCCATTTAGTACCTTTCTCTACCCTACTTTTTCcaaaatccccaactccccttccccatctctctccctctgtccatccACCCTCTCCAATATCTTTCTGCCACATTCTCCCTCTATTTCCCATCCCCACTCTCATCTCATGGCTGCATATGTGTTCACTGTGCAATTGGGGATGGTGGGTGGATTCTAGCGGTGGGTGTCTGACACATCACGGAGCATTGCTAGGGCAGCCAGGAGTCCTTCACTGTTGCACCAGTGAGCACACTGCTGAGACAAAAGCAGGAGGAGCAGTAGGAATCAGTGGCATCTCTACCTGGAGAGCAGTTGCCATTGCATTTGTCTCAGCACTGTCGAAAACATCAGTCTCCAGGAGATCCATGTTTACCGCTTAGCACAGGTGCACATTTAAAATTCTTCAAATCAATCACATTTCTGACCTCCCACTACATAGCTCGGAGCCTGTGTGATGCTCAGAAGATCGTATCGGTATGGTAAAATCAATGCTAATCAGCTCATTAAGTACCTAAATTGGATAACACTGCCAGGTGGGTTACAGGCACCACTACCAAAGCATCTCTGGGAAAAACGTGAGGAGATGGGAACACAACAGGCAGCCTTACTAAAGGATTTATTTTCAATTTTCCAGACACAATTCCCAGCCCACAAcacaaaccctccccaccccatctccccctgcccccgtCGCCCCGGGTCCAAGCCACCTCCATCTTGAATCTCAGTTGTTTCTCCATCCACTTTTTATTTACTTATGTTGATTCAGGTTAGTTCCTTCACTTGATAAATTTTTAGTTTTCCTTATATCTCTGGTATTTTATCTTTATCCTCTAACATGAAGCTGGATGCAGAGCAGCAATTTAGTTAAGTCTGCCATTTTCTGATTTCGAATTGCAATATCACCTGCATCTATCATTAAGTGGCCCACAAAGCTCATAACCACATGCTCTCtcataatatatttataaaacacTTTAGCACTGTCCTT from Carcharodon carcharias isolate sCarCar2 chromosome 14, sCarCar2.pri, whole genome shotgun sequence harbors:
- the LOC121287585 gene encoding histone H2B 7-like, giving the protein MDLLETDVFDSAETNAMATALQKPAPKKGANKALKKLSAKGSKKQRRSRKESYSIYIYEVMKKQVHPDTGISSKAMSNMNLFVNVIFEHIVGEASCLAHYNKRSTISSREI